The genomic stretch TTAATAAAACAGCAAAGACTATTATCTGCCTGTTTCCTACAGAGTATATAGCTATTATgtcacatagagaacacacactctccacaaaaaaaataaaaataaaaataaataaataaataaatataattcattaaaatataatgaatgGTCTATTACTCTCTTCAGCAGACAGGTGCTGAAATTAATAAATCAAAAATCATTGGAAATTGAGCAGAAAAGTACTTTAAAACTTATGGTAACTTTACAGAATATTCTGGACACACATGCCCTGTTTTTATAGTCATTGTTCTGTTTCTCCACAGTCCGGGCTGTGTGTCTGACCGAGTCATGACCCTGAGTTTATCCCCCGCTGCTGTGTGTCAGTGCTTCACTCTGGTGGCCCTCTGCACCTCCATTGCTGACCCCAACTGGATCCGCGTTTATAATGCCACTGACCCCAGCGACAAACAGCTGATTTACGGAGTGGCCTTCACTCTGCACCCGGCACAGAACCTCACAGACACTGGTGGGTGCACAAGTTACTTTCTTTCGTAAAATTAAGGACAGCTTATGGAAACCCATGTGATATCATCAAAATATATATCAGCATGAAATGATATCCAGAGCACATCAtgatttgattttatattttgtattaagACTATAGTGCCTGACCCTAGGTGATTTGGacaaatacaggggttggataatgaaactgaaacacctggttttagaccacagtagtttattagtatggtgtagggcctccttttgcggccaatacagcttcaattcgtcttgggaatgacatacacaagtcctgcacagtggtcagagggattttaagccattcttcttgcaggatagtggccaggtcactacgtgatgctggtggaggaaaacgtttcctgactctctcctccaaaacaccccaaagtgactcaataatatttagatctggtgactgtgcaggccatgggagatgttcagcttcactttcatgttcatcaaaccaatctttcaccagtcttgctgtgtgtattggtgcattgtcgtcctgatacacaatggatacaatgtttgaaccattggatacacatggtcttactggtatTTACTCAACCTactgtgcagttaatgaagattaactccaatttagccatgaaacctcccacactaaaatgacaggtgtttcagtttcattgtctaacccctgtatgtgtgCTTTAATTTGGAAACAATTTAGAAGCCTTACAACATTCTTTTTCTTGTTGTCATAGGTCCTCTGGGTGGAGTCAACGGATGGGGCATGTGGTTGCTCTACACCCTCGCTGCTGTGTGTTATAGCGCTGTGCTCACCTCCAGCTCCTCTTTCCTCACCGACTTCCTGGGTGTTAGATTCACTCACTCCAGACTGGTGGCATCTCTTTATATCTCCACAAGTGAACACCTTTTCTGTAAAACTCTTATTAATAAGAAAGTTTGGTTTGCAAAGTTTGCAAATGTATAGGTAAATAGTTGATTATGTAGTTAGTTACATTGTCAATTACAATTGCCTTTAGTTTACAGTCTGCACTTTGCATATTTGAATATTTCAGTTGTTCAGAATAATTTGGAAAATACCAGCTATTCTTTTAGCAACATAGCACTATGCCAAGATTGTGTAAGCAAGCCATGCAAGTGCAAGTGAGTTTACACGAGTTTTAGTAAGTGTGAGCAATACGAAAGTAGAATGGTTTGTTCATATAATATCAACCCTGGTATTCTtacattattaatgtaattgcCTTTCTGTTCATCCCTTGCTTTCtcctcagcactgctgtgtctggtgGTCCTTGGTGTTTGTGGCGTGTGTTTCAATGTGATCCAGCAGAACATCCAGAAAGGACGACTAGGAGCCCATGGACTCAGTGTTTTATTTGGAGAGAGCTTTTACATCGAGATGCTGGGTTTTGTCTTCTCCTTTATGGCCTCTATCGTCATCATCAGGTGTCCACCAGAGCCCAATGCTTCTACCCAGGATCTTTCTGAGGAGCCTgaggatagagagagggagcctCTAATTAGAGAAACAGGACCAGACCCAGAGGACTGAAGCGAAGGATAGGTGTCTTATACTAAATCATGCACATATCcaagtcatttttaaatatgtggaGTAAACGGAGTAAGAACCAACCAAAACAGTAGCAGTTaccagagaaggaaaaaacacagACCTAGTCTTTTAATTTAACCAAGTGAGTTTctattgttttattcattatatGACGGCTTGCACTTTAATGGTGTTAACAGCCTTAGTATTCTCCTAA from Hoplias malabaricus isolate fHopMal1 chromosome 2, fHopMal1.hap1, whole genome shotgun sequence encodes the following:
- the LOC136686926 gene encoding transmembrane protein 127 isoform X2, with translation MTLSLSPAAVCQCFTLVALCTSIADPNWIRVYNATDPSDKQLIYGVAFTLHPAQNLTDTGPLGGVNGWGMWLLYTLAAVCYSAVLTSSSSFLTDFLGVRFTHSRLVASLYISTTLLCLVVLGVCGVCFNVIQQNIQKGRLGAHGLSVLFGESFYIEMLGFVFSFMASIVIIRCPPEPNASTQDLSEEPEDREREPLIRETGPDPED
- the LOC136686926 gene encoding transmembrane protein 127 isoform X1; translated protein: MTLSLSPAAVCQCFTLVALCTSIADPNWIRVYNATDPSDKQLIYGVAFTLHPAQNLTDTGPLGGVNGWGMWLLYTLAAVCYSAVLTSSSSFLTDFLGVRFTHSRLVASLYISTSEHLFSLLCLVVLGVCGVCFNVIQQNIQKGRLGAHGLSVLFGESFYIEMLGFVFSFMASIVIIRCPPEPNASTQDLSEEPEDREREPLIRETGPDPED